In Desulfovibrio gilichinskyi, a genomic segment contains:
- the rpsO gene encoding 30S ribosomal protein S15, which translates to MVMDAQDKAKVIEEYQTTPGDTGSPEVQVALLTARILYLTDHFKTHKKDFHSRTGLLKMVGQRRNILKYLKAKDVQRYRDLIAKLGLRK; encoded by the coding sequence GTGGTAATGGACGCACAAGATAAGGCAAAAGTAATTGAGGAATATCAGACAACACCTGGTGACACCGGTTCCCCAGAAGTACAGGTAGCTCTTCTTACTGCAAGGATTCTGTATCTTACTGACCACTTCAAGACTCACAAAAAGGACTTTCATTCCCGCACAGGCCTACTGAAAATGGTAGGACAGCGCAGAAACATCCTTAAATACCTGAAAGCTAAAGACGTTCAGCGTTATCGTGATCTTATTGCTAAGCTTGGTCTTCGCAAATAG
- the truB gene encoding tRNA pseudouridine(55) synthase TruB produces MGRKPRTSPHQKHGVLVLNKPSGPTSADCLNSIKRELQQPKIGHAGTLDPLAEGVLLVMLGQATKLGPYLTENEKVYSGSLIIGKTTDTYDIQGQETSSHDISGITEKMVESEILAWNDLTSQEVPAYSAAKHKGRPLYELARNGEEIPVKIKSINIFEAKPLEVSLPTACFRVGCSAGTYIRSLVHSLGMRLECGAVMESLKREESRPFRLADAHDLDEVLNDPDGFEERVIPIAKALPHWPKFTVGEQMAADIMNGTRIPVENVPGSAGIALIEGDKAMFLAPDGTPLSLAETQIIDNRMHWTVLRGLWG; encoded by the coding sequence GTGGGAAGAAAACCTCGTACAAGCCCTCATCAAAAACATGGAGTACTTGTTCTGAACAAACCTTCAGGACCGACTTCAGCAGATTGCCTCAATTCAATCAAACGTGAATTACAGCAACCTAAGATAGGCCACGCCGGAACATTGGACCCACTTGCAGAGGGCGTTCTGCTGGTAATGCTGGGACAAGCCACCAAGCTTGGACCGTATTTAACTGAAAATGAGAAAGTTTACTCAGGCAGTCTGATTATCGGAAAGACTACAGACACTTACGATATTCAGGGGCAGGAAACTTCGAGCCATGATATTTCCGGTATTACAGAAAAAATGGTCGAAAGTGAAATTTTAGCGTGGAATGACTTGACTAGTCAGGAGGTTCCCGCATATTCGGCTGCTAAGCACAAGGGCAGACCGCTCTATGAGCTTGCTCGAAATGGCGAGGAAATCCCCGTCAAAATAAAGAGTATAAATATTTTTGAAGCTAAACCGCTGGAAGTGAGTCTGCCAACGGCCTGTTTTCGAGTTGGGTGCTCTGCCGGCACCTATATTCGCTCCCTCGTCCACAGCTTGGGGATGCGGCTCGAATGCGGCGCAGTAATGGAATCACTTAAGCGTGAAGAAAGTCGACCTTTCAGGTTGGCTGATGCACATGATTTAGACGAGGTTCTTAACGATCCTGACGGTTTTGAGGAACGTGTTATTCCGATTGCGAAAGCACTGCCTCACTGGCCAAAGTTCACTGTGGGTGAACAGATGGCGGCCGATATCATGAACGGAACACGAATCCCGGTCGAAAATGTGCCCGGTTCTGCTGGAATTGCTTTAATCGAAGGAGACAAGGCTATGTTTCTTGCTCCTGACGGAACTCCGCTATCTTTAGCGGAAACCCAGATTATTGATAATCGTATGCACTGGACTGTTCTTCGCGGCTTGTGGGGTTGA
- a CDS encoding DHH family phosphoesterase — translation MENHLKEICQILKGEDDFLIASHYHPDGDALGSTAALGFILKALGKRFRIYNQSGIPEAMQWLEFPAPMLTEVPKNFDGWFIILDCGDAARMGETLMNAMDPEKSINIDHHMGNTDFATINWVDTNRPAVGEMITLIAHELKISLSGPLGEALYLSIATDTGFFTYGNTKPETLEIIAEILRHGLQLDQFVPKIRNQWTMKRIKLWTLALDKIQLFHNEQTAMIFVTQEMLTETDTGGPDCEGLVNFIRRIRKVRVAIVVREDSQHRFKFSLRSSGSDNVQIIASMFGGGGHKNASGGMIESSAENVRTRLTTALAEKLYNL, via the coding sequence ATGGAAAACCACTTGAAAGAGATCTGCCAGATTCTTAAGGGAGAAGACGATTTCCTGATTGCATCGCATTACCATCCCGATGGTGACGCGCTGGGCTCTACTGCCGCGCTGGGTTTCATTTTAAAAGCTTTAGGTAAAAGGTTTCGCATCTATAATCAGAGCGGAATTCCTGAGGCTATGCAATGGCTTGAATTTCCTGCTCCTATGCTGACCGAAGTTCCTAAAAATTTCGACGGCTGGTTCATAATTCTTGACTGCGGTGATGCCGCGCGCATGGGCGAAACTCTCATGAATGCTATGGACCCTGAAAAATCAATTAATATTGATCACCACATGGGTAATACTGATTTTGCCACCATAAACTGGGTAGATACCAATCGCCCTGCTGTCGGCGAAATGATTACCCTTATTGCGCATGAACTTAAAATTTCTCTTTCAGGACCTCTCGGCGAAGCACTTTATTTATCAATCGCCACTGACACAGGATTCTTCACCTACGGAAACACTAAACCTGAAACACTTGAAATAATCGCAGAGATCTTAAGACACGGGTTGCAGCTTGACCAATTTGTTCCAAAAATCCGCAATCAGTGGACCATGAAACGAATTAAATTGTGGACTCTTGCTTTAGACAAAATCCAGCTGTTTCATAATGAACAGACAGCTATGATTTTTGTGACTCAGGAAATGCTGACTGAAACCGATACAGGTGGCCCCGATTGTGAGGGATTAGTCAATTTCATCCGCAGAATCCGCAAAGTACGGGTTGCAATTGTTGTCCGCGAAGATTCACAGCACAGATTTAAGTTCAGCTTACGTTCATCCGGTTCTGATAATGTTCAGATAATAGCTTCTATGTTCGGCGGCGGCGGGCACAAAAACGCCAGCGGCGGCATGATTGAAAGCTCTGCTGAAAATGTTCGCACAAGACTCACTACAGCTCTCGCTGAAAAGCTATATAATTTATAA